In Symmachiella dynata, the following are encoded in one genomic region:
- a CDS encoding anthranilate synthase component II, which translates to MILLIDNYDSFVYNLARYFTELGCEAVVCRNDAISIAEIRRLQPAAIVLSPGPGTPLNAGICLEVVREFLDEIPILGVCLGHQVIAAALGAEIVRAPEPVHGRTTFVEHDGQSLFAGLPNPLRATRYHSLIVDEATLPAQLRVTARTDAGIVMAIEHASAPVFGVQFHPESILTESGQALLGAFLKIAGIPASAPVLTELAADADGGMSSDFGEEPGPVIHW; encoded by the coding sequence ATGATTCTTCTCATCGATAACTACGACAGCTTTGTTTATAACCTGGCTCGGTATTTTACCGAACTGGGGTGTGAGGCAGTGGTTTGTCGCAATGATGCGATTTCGATCGCGGAGATTCGTCGTCTTCAGCCGGCGGCGATTGTGCTTTCGCCGGGGCCGGGGACGCCGCTCAATGCGGGGATTTGTCTGGAAGTGGTGCGCGAGTTCTTGGACGAGATTCCGATCCTGGGGGTCTGTTTGGGACATCAGGTGATCGCGGCAGCTCTGGGGGCGGAGATAGTGCGTGCGCCTGAACCGGTGCATGGTCGCACGACGTTTGTGGAACACGACGGCCAGTCACTGTTCGCCGGATTACCGAATCCGCTGCGTGCCACGCGCTACCATTCACTGATCGTCGACGAAGCGACGTTGCCTGCCCAATTGCGGGTGACGGCTCGTACCGACGCAGGGATCGTGATGGCCATCGAGCATGCGTCCGCTCCGGTGTTTGGTGTGCAATTCCATCCGGAATCCATTTTGACCGAATCGGGACAGGCGCTGCTGGGGGCATTTCTCAAAATTGCGGGAATCCCCGCCAGTGCACCGGTGCTGACCGAACTGGCGGCTGATGCCGACGGGGGGATGTCGTCAGATTTTGGCGAGGAACCGGGGCCGGTCATTCACTGGTAG